A region of Bacteroidota bacterium DNA encodes the following proteins:
- a CDS encoding penicillin acylase family protein has translation MCRHCLSLALLLAVSLVAHGQAAQDLTLQAPDATTVEIDRDEWGVPRITAETETGVFFGQGFAAAQDRLFQMENFWRASTGRLAEAFGSDFVESDQLVRTFFYTPAERQAQFEALPGEVQTMLTSFKDGVNAYIDSVAANPAVYQPAEYAQAPFTLIGIEAWDNDKMVALMQFFMRRFGEAGGAELTRLAELTAQGQKWFDANRPINDPTAATTIPNDIPRPPTAHEVTYRGPAVDPAIAKAVEARRERVNRQFDALGVPRKFGSYASLIGPSVSAPGDVMLLGAPQMGVPAVSAPGDPDRAVTWECELLVGDAEDPALHIAGMTVPGIPGVIIGRTADRAWTLTSGVSDNVDTFIETTEDDTLDRYFFDGAFVDYEAIDETISVLGGTPVAFTHYRSVHGPVYADDLDNNQAFTWQYTFWDQELDMATAFYDLWKAETREEVEAVGAAVPMSFNLFLNSKDQDIRFWHIGFYPDRPDGADPRLPLVGDGSQEWDGIRAFAELPKDENPVQGYYVNWNNKPAADWDHGDIMPWAAGAGRTYDGVLALDKFVVQEAPLTFDDLKGMHPIIDAREYPGTYQQIVQLSETGSRAENMVPPGQSAFFNNAGVPSPHVADQWPLYQTYEMKPFSFAGANPVAGEPGAAPGRAPRLGAVYPNPPVGEVTRVVVEMPTAGTMQLEVIDVLGRTVATLRNGAMAEGTHELEVSTRDLGSGVYFVRLRADGQTQTRKLTVVR, from the coding sequence GTGTGTCGTCACTGTCTATCTCTCGCGCTGCTCCTCGCCGTCTCGCTCGTCGCGCACGGGCAGGCGGCGCAGGACCTCACCCTCCAGGCCCCCGACGCCACGACGGTCGAGATCGACCGCGACGAGTGGGGCGTGCCGCGCATCACGGCTGAGACCGAGACGGGCGTGTTCTTTGGCCAGGGCTTCGCCGCGGCCCAGGACCGGCTCTTCCAGATGGAGAACTTCTGGCGCGCCTCGACCGGCCGCCTCGCCGAAGCCTTCGGCTCGGACTTCGTCGAGAGCGACCAACTCGTCCGCACGTTCTTCTACACCCCCGCCGAGCGCCAGGCGCAGTTCGAGGCCCTGCCGGGCGAGGTCCAGACGATGCTGACGAGCTTCAAGGACGGCGTCAACGCCTACATCGACTCGGTCGCGGCGAACCCGGCGGTGTACCAGCCGGCCGAGTACGCCCAGGCGCCGTTTACGCTGATTGGGATCGAGGCGTGGGACAACGACAAGATGGTGGCCCTGATGCAGTTCTTCATGCGACGCTTCGGCGAGGCGGGCGGGGCGGAGCTGACCCGGCTCGCTGAACTGACGGCGCAGGGGCAGAAGTGGTTCGACGCGAACCGGCCGATCAACGACCCCACGGCCGCGACGACGATTCCGAATGACATCCCGCGCCCCCCGACTGCGCACGAGGTGACTTACCGCGGCCCGGCCGTGGACCCGGCCATCGCGAAGGCGGTCGAGGCGCGGCGCGAGCGGGTCAACCGCCAGTTCGACGCGCTCGGGGTGCCGCGCAAGTTCGGGTCGTACGCATCGCTCATCGGGCCGTCCGTGTCGGCCCCCGGCGACGTGATGCTCCTCGGCGCGCCGCAGATGGGCGTCCCTGCCGTCTCGGCGCCCGGTGACCCGGACCGGGCGGTGACGTGGGAGTGCGAACTCCTCGTCGGCGACGCCGAGGACCCGGCGCTCCACATCGCGGGCATGACCGTGCCCGGCATCCCGGGCGTCATCATCGGGCGGACCGCCGACCGCGCGTGGACGCTCACGAGCGGCGTCTCGGACAACGTCGACACCTTCATCGAGACAACCGAAGACGACACGCTCGACCGCTACTTCTTCGACGGAGCGTTCGTGGACTACGAGGCCATCGACGAGACCATCTCAGTGCTCGGCGGCACGCCCGTCGCCTTCACCCACTACCGGAGCGTCCACGGGCCGGTCTACGCCGACGACCTCGACAACAACCAGGCGTTCACCTGGCAGTACACCTTCTGGGACCAGGAGCTCGACATGGCGACAGCCTTCTACGACCTCTGGAAAGCCGAGACGCGGGAGGAGGTGGAGGCCGTCGGGGCGGCGGTCCCGATGTCGTTCAACCTCTTCCTGAACAGCAAAGACCAGGACATCCGGTTCTGGCACATCGGCTTCTACCCGGACCGCCCGGACGGGGCCGACCCGCGCCTCCCGCTCGTCGGCGACGGCTCGCAGGAGTGGGACGGCATCCGGGCCTTCGCCGAGTTGCCGAAGGACGAGAATCCAGTCCAGGGCTACTACGTCAACTGGAACAACAAGCCTGCCGCCGACTGGGACCACGGCGACATCATGCCCTGGGCCGCCGGGGCCGGGCGGACCTACGACGGGGTCCTCGCGCTCGACAAGTTCGTGGTGCAGGAAGCCCCGCTGACCTTCGACGATCTCAAGGGCATGCACCCGATCATCGACGCGCGCGAGTACCCCGGCACCTACCAGCAGATCGTCCAGCTCAGCGAGACCGGCAGCCGCGCCGAGAACATGGTGCCGCCCGGGCAGAGCGCGTTCTTCAACAACGCAGGCGTGCCCAGCCCCCACGTCGCCGACCAGTGGCCGCTCTACCAGACCTACGAGATGAAGCCCTTCTCGTTCGCCGGCGCGAACCCGGTGGCGGGCGAGCCGGGCGCGGCACCGGGCCGGGCTCCGCGCCTCGGGGCCGTCTACCCGAATCCGCCCGTCGGCGAGGTCACCCGCGTCGTCGTTGAGATGCCGACGGCCGGGACGATGCAGCTTGAGGTCATCGACGTGCTCGGTCGCACGGTGGCCACGCTTCGGAACGGAGCGATGGCCGAGGGCACACATGAGCTTGAGGTCAGCACCCGGGACCTCGGGAGCGGCGTCTACTTCGTCCGCCTTCGCGCCGACGGCCAGACCCAGACGCGCAAGCTGACGGTTGTCCGGTAG
- a CDS encoding AGE family epimerase/isomerase — protein sequence MISRSLRLALAAVLVLCAPWAPALQAQVALDSPHLQNPELILDYVETNADFWLGDAYDEARGGFYTNIARDGSVNTGWGTNKDVLTQSRNAYAMARAFQLTGDERYLDYARGALDFLYEHGWDPVHGGWFNRLSESGQALDPNAQKTAFIQHYALLGPMAMVEATGSAGDAAWLGAGYAWMEEHLWDSDAARFGYYDRVSRSGASPTGKSFNATVDAFTTHALQLYTGSGDDAYGTRLDALAANVLDRLVASMPDQAIGFAEKYSSAWQPLGSERLTIMGHVLKSAWVLGRLHAVRPNPAYLGAAETLAQHVLDRGYDHDLGGPYKDFDRTTGEMILWGLPDTTKAWWQMEQAVTAGLELYRHTDDPAYLSMADGTMRFFMEHFQDAFHGEVFADVTRYGETIPQWGNLFKGDGYKAAYHSIELGYYAYLYSQLFVHGQPARLHYRFAPAAEDRTLRLSPLAAAEGEVLLTSVTLDGVPYADFDAATRFLRLPSGTGGLVAATFAPGATTDTDDAAAPSDALALESLFPNPSTDAATLTYTLPTSAPVRAVVYDVLGREVVRQAASSSGPGRHTLRLDVSGLPSGVYVVRLEAGASSAAQRFTVAR from the coding sequence ATGATCTCTCGCTCGCTACGCCTCGCGCTCGCCGCTGTCCTGGTCCTCTGTGCGCCGTGGGCTCCGGCCCTCCAGGCGCAGGTAGCGCTGGACTCCCCGCACCTCCAAAACCCAGAACTGATCCTCGACTACGTCGAGACCAACGCGGACTTCTGGCTCGGCGACGCGTACGACGAGGCGCGCGGCGGATTCTACACCAACATCGCCCGCGACGGCTCGGTCAACACCGGCTGGGGCACCAACAAGGACGTCCTCACGCAGAGCCGGAACGCCTACGCAATGGCGCGCGCCTTCCAGCTCACCGGCGACGAGCGCTACCTGGACTACGCACGGGGTGCCCTGGACTTCCTGTACGAGCACGGCTGGGACCCCGTCCACGGGGGATGGTTCAACCGCCTGAGCGAGAGCGGCCAAGCCCTCGACCCGAACGCGCAGAAGACGGCCTTCATTCAGCACTACGCGCTGCTCGGCCCGATGGCGATGGTCGAGGCCACCGGCAGCGCGGGCGACGCGGCGTGGCTCGGCGCCGGGTATGCGTGGATGGAGGAGCACCTGTGGGACAGCGACGCGGCCCGCTTCGGCTACTACGACCGGGTGAGCCGCTCGGGGGCCTCTCCCACCGGCAAGAGCTTCAACGCGACCGTGGACGCCTTCACCACGCACGCCCTCCAACTCTACACGGGCTCCGGCGACGACGCGTACGGCACCCGGCTCGACGCCCTCGCAGCCAACGTCCTCGACCGGCTCGTGGCGTCGATGCCGGACCAGGCCATCGGCTTCGCCGAGAAGTACTCGTCCGCGTGGCAGCCCCTCGGCTCGGAGCGGCTGACGATCATGGGACACGTCCTGAAGTCGGCCTGGGTGCTCGGACGGCTCCACGCGGTCCGCCCCAACCCGGCATACCTCGGTGCCGCAGAGACGCTCGCGCAGCACGTCCTCGACCGGGGCTACGACCACGACCTCGGGGGACCCTACAAAGACTTCGACCGGACGACCGGCGAGATGATACTCTGGGGCCTGCCCGACACCACGAAGGCGTGGTGGCAGATGGAGCAGGCCGTCACGGCGGGCCTGGAGCTGTACCGCCACACCGACGACCCGGCCTACCTCTCGATGGCCGACGGGACGATGCGCTTCTTCATGGAGCACTTCCAGGACGCCTTCCACGGCGAGGTCTTCGCCGACGTGACCCGCTACGGCGAGACGATCCCGCAGTGGGGGAATCTGTTCAAGGGCGACGGCTACAAGGCGGCCTATCACTCTATCGAACTCGGGTACTACGCCTACCTCTACAGTCAGCTTTTCGTCCACGGCCAACCGGCCCGGCTGCACTACCGCTTTGCCCCTGCGGCCGAGGACCGGACGCTCCGGCTGAGTCCGCTGGCCGCCGCCGAAGGCGAGGTGCTCCTCACGAGCGTCACCCTGGACGGCGTCCCCTACGCCGACTTCGACGCGGCGACCCGCTTCCTTCGCCTCCCCTCGGGGACCGGAGGCCTCGTCGCCGCGACCTTCGCGCCCGGTGCCACGACGGACACGGACGATGCCGCTGCGCCCTCCGATGCGCTCGCCCTGGAGTCCCTCTTCCCCAACCCGTCGACCGATGCCGCGACGCTGACCTACACGCTGCCGACGTCGGCTCCCGTCCGAGCGGTGGTCTACGACGTGCTGGGGCGTGAGGTCGTGCGCCAGGCGGCGTCTTCCTCTGGCCCGGGGCGTCACACCCTGCGCCTGGACGTCTCCGGCCTCCCGAGCGGCGTCTACGTCGTGCGGCTGGAGGCTGGCGCGTCTTCGGCAGCTCAGCGCTTCACCGTCGCCCGCTGA
- a CDS encoding polysaccharide biosynthesis tyrosine autokinase, which yields MNRPVLPGAATVTTGPVSAAGLGGNGPMPAAAPEPEPFAELSLSGLLEILQRGWKLVLLVALAVFGVAALYTFTQAPLYSTASVVLVDTNKNQNWSANSIESLLSFGGDSRTIYNEVEILRQSVPLAEGVAARLTEAAPEPAPLMLDGDGQARTVGGMARAMLEQSVSFAPVSERADLIRITARSTSPDEAALMANLYAEEYLKRSQETSRASISSSRAFLEGQEAKRREDLRQIEGDLGQFLTQEGAIALDAEGQNAVTQIAALDAALEETRVELEMEQAALGSLEAEVERVEPGLARRIASGVENEIRVLQERIAELELQASDFYSVDPTLEGNEARDPDLLQITSRIERLRQQVDQQAGQYVEEVLAVGGIDASTGRASGLGYITGLQREVVQKRIRVQGLAAKAAALRAQVGAYEGRLRDIPRQTIQLAQLQRQQQATERTYLFLVEKLQEARVAEESELGYVEVIRRADVPLDPVRPRPVLNLALGLLFGLAAGVGASMLWNALDHRIKAPDDLRAHGFTVLGAVPDMKDIVKRNFGGQERVRIDSHEVSTTVAAVLHPLSPLAEAFRHLRTNIQFSLPDQQVEVMMVTSSGPSEGKSTTAMNLAVSMAQAGHRTLYVDADLRKPKGHTLLGLTRYNGLSELLFRRGTIDWESYRQPLRVTWKEFDDAVENLYVIPAGKHVPNPAELLNSQRMSELVAEMREAFDIVVIDTPPVLAVTDAVLVSRLCDGIVFLSVAGQTSWRSLVRTRDGISVSGTPLLGTVLNRFDERVKGYGYGYGYGYGSMEDFTLASAGEAPHEPVEA from the coding sequence ATGAACCGCCCCGTCCTGCCCGGCGCAGCGACGGTCACGACCGGCCCCGTGAGCGCCGCCGGGCTTGGGGGAAACGGGCCGATGCCCGCGGCCGCGCCGGAGCCTGAACCGTTCGCCGAACTGTCGCTGTCGGGCCTGCTCGAGATCCTTCAGCGGGGATGGAAGCTGGTCTTACTCGTCGCCCTCGCCGTCTTCGGGGTGGCGGCGCTCTACACCTTTACCCAGGCTCCGCTCTACAGCACCGCCAGCGTCGTGCTCGTGGACACGAACAAGAACCAGAACTGGAGCGCGAACTCCATCGAGAGCCTGCTCTCGTTCGGTGGCGACTCGCGCACGATCTACAACGAGGTCGAGATTCTGCGCCAGTCGGTACCTCTCGCCGAGGGCGTGGCGGCGCGGCTGACCGAGGCCGCACCGGAGCCCGCGCCGCTGATGCTGGACGGCGACGGCCAGGCCCGGACCGTCGGCGGCATGGCGCGCGCGATGCTGGAGCAGAGCGTCAGCTTCGCGCCGGTCAGCGAGCGCGCCGACCTGATCCGCATTACGGCCCGCAGCACGAGCCCGGACGAGGCCGCCCTCATGGCCAACCTCTACGCCGAGGAGTACCTCAAGCGGAGCCAGGAGACGAGCCGGGCCAGCATCTCCAGCTCGCGCGCCTTCCTCGAAGGGCAGGAGGCCAAGCGCCGCGAGGACCTGCGCCAGATCGAGGGCGACCTCGGCCAGTTCCTGACCCAGGAAGGGGCCATCGCCCTCGACGCCGAGGGGCAGAACGCCGTCACCCAGATCGCCGCTCTCGACGCCGCCCTAGAAGAGACCCGCGTGGAGCTGGAGATGGAGCAGGCAGCGCTCGGGTCGCTCGAAGCCGAGGTCGAGCGCGTCGAGCCGGGCCTCGCGCGGCGCATCGCGTCCGGCGTCGAGAACGAGATCCGCGTCCTCCAGGAGCGCATCGCCGAACTCGAACTCCAGGCCAGCGACTTCTACTCCGTCGACCCGACACTCGAAGGCAACGAGGCCCGCGACCCCGACCTCCTTCAGATCACCTCGCGCATCGAGCGGCTCCGCCAGCAGGTGGACCAGCAGGCCGGGCAGTACGTCGAAGAGGTCCTCGCCGTCGGCGGGATCGACGCGAGCACAGGCCGGGCCTCGGGGCTGGGCTATATCACCGGGCTCCAGCGCGAGGTGGTGCAGAAGCGCATCCGCGTCCAGGGCCTGGCGGCGAAGGCCGCCGCGCTCCGCGCCCAGGTGGGTGCCTACGAGGGACGGCTGCGCGACATCCCCCGCCAGACGATCCAACTCGCCCAGCTCCAGCGCCAGCAGCAGGCGACGGAGCGGACCTACCTCTTCCTCGTCGAGAAGCTCCAGGAGGCGCGTGTGGCCGAGGAGTCCGAGCTCGGCTACGTCGAGGTCATCCGCCGCGCCGACGTGCCGCTCGACCCCGTGCGCCCACGCCCGGTCCTGAACCTCGCGCTCGGCCTGCTCTTCGGCCTCGCCGCCGGCGTGGGCGCGTCCATGCTCTGGAACGCCCTCGACCACCGGATCAAAGCGCCGGACGACCTGCGGGCGCACGGCTTCACCGTCCTCGGGGCCGTGCCCGACATGAAGGACATCGTCAAGCGCAACTTCGGCGGGCAGGAGCGGGTCCGCATCGACTCCCACGAGGTGAGCACGACGGTCGCCGCCGTGCTCCACCCGCTCTCGCCGCTGGCCGAGGCGTTCCGGCACCTGCGGACCAACATCCAGTTCAGCCTCCCGGACCAGCAGGTAGAGGTCATGATGGTCACCAGCTCCGGCCCGAGCGAGGGCAAGAGCACGACCGCGATGAACCTCGCTGTCTCGATGGCGCAGGCCGGGCACCGGACGCTCTACGTCGACGCCGACCTCCGCAAGCCGAAGGGCCACACCCTCCTCGGCCTCACCCGCTACAACGGCCTCTCCGAGCTCCTCTTCCGCCGCGGCACCATCGACTGGGAGAGCTACCGCCAGCCGCTCCGCGTGACGTGGAAGGAGTTCGACGACGCGGTCGAGAACCTCTACGTGATCCCGGCCGGCAAGCACGTCCCCAACCCGGCGGAGCTGCTCAACTCCCAGCGCATGAGCGAACTCGTCGCCGAGATGCGCGAAGCCTTCGACATCGTCGTCATCGACACGCCGCCGGTGCTGGCCGTGACCGACGCCGTGCTCGTCTCCCGCCTCTGCGACGGGATCGTGTTCCTCTCCGTCGCCGGGCAGACGAGCTGGCGCTCGCTCGTGCGGACGCGCGACGGCATCAGCGTCTCCGGGACGCCGCTCCTGGGCACCGTCCTCAACCGCTTCGACGAGCGCGTCAAGGGCTACGGCTACGGGTATGGCTACGGCTACGGTAGCATGGAGGACTTCACGCTCGCCTCCGCCGGCGAGGCCCCGCACGAGCCGGTCGAAGCCTAG
- a CDS encoding SLBB domain-containing protein, which translates to MNRLFALASLLALAGPAAHAQIVTATPGVSVYRYAEPGRSTMDLQVWGDVRTPGLYQVEVGTDMLQLLSYAGGPQTGAQRGEEERVTHVQLTRFEDGRQNVVVACTMDELLADGYPPLQAGDLLTIRTEVKTGIGLRDVAVFTSSLGTLALVLLRLVGS; encoded by the coding sequence ATGAACCGCCTCTTCGCCCTCGCCTCCCTCTTGGCGCTCGCCGGTCCGGCCGCGCACGCGCAGATCGTCACCGCCACGCCCGGCGTCTCCGTCTACCGCTACGCCGAGCCCGGGCGCTCGACGATGGACCTCCAGGTGTGGGGCGACGTGCGGACGCCGGGGCTCTACCAGGTGGAGGTCGGGACGGACATGCTCCAACTGCTCTCGTACGCCGGCGGCCCCCAGACGGGCGCGCAGCGCGGCGAGGAGGAGCGCGTCACGCATGTGCAGCTCACGCGGTTCGAGGACGGACGCCAGAACGTGGTGGTGGCCTGCACGATGGACGAACTCCTCGCCGATGGGTATCCGCCGCTCCAGGCCGGCGACCTGCTCACAATTCGCACGGAAGTCAAGACCGGGATCGGTTTACGCGACGTTGCCGTATTTACTTCTTCGCTCGGCACGCTCGCGCTCGTGCTGCTCCGTTTGGTCGGTAGCTAG
- a CDS encoding nucleotide sugar dehydrogenase produces MTTNTQRAADRLLDLAASGEATVGVIGLGYVGLPLAVECAAAGYRVLGFDVSAPVVEQISRGESHIGDVPSDALRPHTESGRIEATTDMGRLADCDVISICVPTPLNKIKDPDLGYVLSAARVIKDTLRPGQLVILESTTYPGTTDEVLLPVLEETGLTVGEDFFLCFSPERVDPGNPTWHTKNTPKVIGGVTALCAEVGVAVYDRVFDTLVPVESARAAELVKVYENTFRMINIALANELAQACDKLDVSVWDVIDAAGTKPFGFMKFTPGPGLGGHCIPLDPHYLSWKMRTLAYKTRMIELASEINAEMPVYVVQKVADALNDDGKAVRGSRLLVLGIAYKKNIDDLRESPALEIIRLLQEKGADVQYHDPFCPEIADDGHTAIQHLPLRSRPLTETELGQADAAILITDHDEVDYQLVIDSVPLIVDTRGKMRACCDGSARVVGLSGREMGEGPAEDLAPVLTQ; encoded by the coding sequence GTGACTACCAACACCCAACGCGCCGCCGACCGGCTCCTCGACCTCGCCGCCTCCGGCGAGGCGACGGTCGGCGTGATCGGCCTCGGCTACGTCGGCCTCCCGCTCGCCGTCGAGTGCGCGGCCGCCGGCTACCGCGTCCTCGGCTTCGACGTGAGCGCGCCCGTCGTCGAGCAGATCAGCCGCGGCGAGAGCCACATCGGCGACGTGCCCTCAGACGCCCTCCGGCCCCACACCGAGAGCGGCCGGATCGAGGCGACGACCGACATGGGCCGCCTCGCCGACTGCGACGTGATCTCGATCTGCGTCCCGACGCCGCTCAACAAGATCAAGGACCCCGACCTCGGCTACGTTCTGAGCGCGGCGCGCGTCATCAAAGACACGCTCCGCCCCGGCCAGCTCGTCATCCTGGAGAGCACGACCTATCCGGGGACGACCGACGAGGTGCTGCTCCCCGTCCTCGAAGAGACCGGCCTCACCGTCGGCGAGGACTTCTTCCTCTGCTTCTCGCCCGAGCGCGTGGACCCCGGCAACCCGACGTGGCACACCAAGAACACCCCGAAGGTGATCGGCGGCGTGACGGCCCTCTGCGCCGAGGTCGGCGTGGCGGTCTACGACCGGGTGTTCGACACGCTCGTGCCGGTCGAGAGCGCGCGCGCGGCGGAGCTCGTGAAGGTCTACGAGAACACCTTCCGCATGATTAACATCGCGCTCGCCAACGAGCTCGCGCAGGCGTGCGACAAGCTCGACGTGAGCGTGTGGGACGTGATCGACGCCGCCGGGACGAAGCCGTTCGGGTTCATGAAGTTCACCCCCGGCCCCGGCCTCGGCGGGCACTGCATCCCGCTCGACCCGCACTACCTCTCGTGGAAGATGCGGACCCTCGCCTACAAGACGCGGATGATCGAACTGGCGAGCGAGATCAACGCCGAGATGCCGGTCTACGTCGTCCAGAAAGTCGCCGACGCGCTCAACGACGACGGCAAGGCGGTCCGCGGCAGCCGCCTCTTGGTTCTCGGAATCGCCTACAAGAAGAACATCGACGACCTCCGCGAGAGCCCGGCGCTCGAGATCATCCGGCTGCTCCAGGAGAAGGGGGCCGACGTGCAGTACCACGACCCCTTCTGCCCGGAGATCGCCGACGACGGCCACACTGCGATCCAGCACCTCCCGCTGCGCAGCCGCCCGCTCACCGAGACCGAACTGGGCCAAGCCGACGCCGCCATCCTCATCACCGACCACGACGAGGTGGACTACCAACTCGTGATCGACTCCGTCCCGCTCATCGTGGACACGCGCGGCAAGATGCGCGCCTGCTGCGACGGCTCGGCGCGCGTCGTCGGCCTCTCGGGCCGCGAGATGGGCGAGGGGCCGGCCGAAGACCTCGCGCCGGTGCTGACACAGTAG
- a CDS encoding Gfo/Idh/MocA family oxidoreductase, which yields MKNFALTGVAGYIAPRHLKAIAETGNRLVAAVDPHDSVGILDQHFPQTAFFTEFERFDRHLEKLRRGPESERVDYVTICSPNHLHDAHIRLALRVGADAICEKPLVMNPWNLDVLAELEREYDCCSVHTILQLRVHPALLALREKLQGSDKRHAVRLSYVTSRGQWYRYSWKGNADKSGGVATNIGIHFFDLLIWLFGGVEESEVHVLEAERAGGFLELQRADVQWFLSIDGNDLPASVKGQQPTYRSITVDGEEVEFSGGFRDLHTVVYEQTLDGQGFGIEDARPSIELVHAIRTAKVETAPTLPHPFLGFEVA from the coding sequence ATGAAGAACTTTGCCCTCACCGGCGTCGCCGGGTACATCGCCCCGCGCCACCTCAAGGCCATCGCCGAGACCGGCAACCGCCTCGTCGCTGCCGTCGACCCGCACGACTCCGTCGGCATCCTGGACCAGCACTTCCCGCAGACGGCGTTCTTCACCGAGTTCGAGCGCTTCGACCGGCACCTGGAGAAGCTGCGCCGCGGGCCGGAGAGCGAGCGCGTGGACTACGTCACGATCTGCTCGCCGAACCACCTCCACGACGCCCACATCCGCCTCGCCCTCCGCGTCGGCGCCGACGCGATCTGCGAGAAGCCGCTCGTGATGAACCCCTGGAACCTCGACGTGCTGGCGGAGCTCGAGCGCGAGTACGACTGCTGCTCGGTCCACACGATCCTCCAGCTCCGGGTCCACCCGGCGCTCCTCGCGCTCCGCGAAAAGCTCCAGGGCTCCGACAAGCGGCACGCGGTCCGGCTGAGCTACGTCACCTCGCGCGGGCAGTGGTACCGCTACTCCTGGAAGGGCAACGCCGACAAGTCCGGCGGCGTGGCGACCAACATCGGCATCCACTTTTTCGACCTCCTGATCTGGCTCTTCGGCGGCGTCGAAGAGAGCGAGGTCCACGTCCTCGAAGCGGAGCGCGCCGGCGGCTTCCTCGAACTCCAGCGCGCCGACGTGCAGTGGTTCCTCTCGATCGACGGCAACGACCTGCCCGCCTCGGTCAAGGGCCAGCAGCCTACCTACCGCTCGATCACCGTCGACGGTGAGGAGGTCGAGTTCTCCGGCGGCTTCCGCGACCTCCACACGGTCGTCTACGAGCAGACCCTCGACGGCCAGGGCTTCGGGATCGAGGACGCCCGCCCGTCCATCGAACTCGTCCACGCCATTCGGACCGCGAAGGTCGAGACCGCTCCCACGCTGCCGCACCCTTTTCTGGGCTTCGAAGTAGCCTGA
- a CDS encoding acyltransferase, which yields MAPTGTDTGRIRTLPGVRIHESAYVDAPCEIGEGTSIWHFSHVQPGARIGRGCTLGQNVNVANDVVMGDRVKIQNNVSIYTGCELEDEVFLGPSCVLTNVTNPRSQVNRRGLYERTLFRRGATVGANATVVCGVTLGRYCFVAAGSVVTKDVPDYALVVGNPARQRGWMSRHGHLLEVGGDGLATCPESGLRYQETGGVLRCLDLGEDEPLPERMTEGHQTYDDFKST from the coding sequence ATGGCCCCGACCGGCACAGACACCGGACGCATCCGCACGCTCCCCGGCGTCCGCATCCACGAGAGCGCCTACGTGGACGCGCCGTGCGAGATCGGCGAGGGGACGAGCATCTGGCACTTCAGCCACGTCCAGCCCGGCGCGCGCATCGGGCGCGGCTGCACGCTCGGCCAGAACGTCAACGTGGCGAACGATGTCGTGATGGGCGACCGGGTCAAGATCCAGAACAACGTCTCGATCTACACCGGCTGCGAGCTCGAGGACGAGGTCTTCCTGGGCCCGAGTTGCGTGCTGACCAACGTCACGAACCCGCGCTCTCAGGTCAACCGCCGCGGCCTCTACGAGCGGACCCTCTTCCGGCGTGGCGCGACCGTCGGCGCGAACGCGACCGTCGTGTGCGGCGTCACGCTCGGGCGCTACTGCTTCGTGGCTGCCGGGAGCGTGGTGACGAAGGACGTGCCGGACTACGCGCTCGTCGTCGGCAACCCGGCCCGGCAGCGCGGCTGGATGAGCCGCCACGGACACCTGCTCGAAGTCGGCGGCGACGGCCTCGCTACGTGCCCTGAGTCGGGCCTGCGCTACCAGGAGACCGGCGGCGTGCTCCGCTGCCTGGACCTGGGCGAAGACGAGCCGCTGCCGGAGCGTATGACCGAAGGCCACCAGACCTACGACGACTTCAAATCCACCTGA